A region of Ochrobactrum quorumnocens DNA encodes the following proteins:
- a CDS encoding Lrp/AsnC family transcriptional regulator, which translates to MDELDEKLITVLRHNGRRSISDVAIDLGVSRATVRARMERLERSGDIIGYTVILRSDAVDLPVRGIMMIEIEGHVADRVVKSLGGFSEISAIHTTNGRFDLVVELGAATLTDFDAVLRRIRLVPGIKASETNLLLATPRSTRARL; encoded by the coding sequence ATGGACGAGCTGGATGAAAAGCTGATCACCGTCCTGCGCCATAATGGTCGTCGCAGTATCTCGGATGTCGCCATTGACCTTGGCGTTTCCCGCGCAACGGTGCGCGCACGTATGGAACGCTTGGAGCGCTCGGGCGACATTATCGGCTATACCGTCATCTTGCGTTCAGATGCTGTTGATCTGCCGGTTCGCGGCATCATGATGATCGAAATTGAAGGCCATGTTGCCGATCGCGTGGTGAAATCATTGGGCGGGTTTTCGGAAATATCGGCCATCCACACCACGAATGGTCGCTTCGATTTGGTGGTGGAACTGGGGGCTGCAACACTGACCGATTTCGATGCTGTCTTGCGCCGTATTCGACTGGTGCCGGGCATCAAGGCCAGCGAAACCAATCTTCTGCTTGCCACCCCGCGCTCAACACGGGCGCGTCTGTAA
- a CDS encoding alkene reductase: protein MATLFDPVTIGDLKLANRIVMAPLTRNRSPKAVPNDLNVTYYEQRASAGLIITEATPISHQGQGYADVPGLYSPEQLAGWKRVTDAVHSAGGKIVVQMWHVGRISHDTLQPNGGKPVAPSAITAKSKTYLVHEDGTGEFAPTSEPRALEKSELPGIVATYAKAAKDAVEVAGFDGVEIHAANGYLIDQFLRSGSNHRTDEYGGSIENRARFLFEVVDAITKSVSPGKVGIRLSPVTPANDASDPDPQPLFDYVIEKLADYGLAYIHIIEGATGGPRDFQQGSQPFDYAHLKQVYRDAGGKAAWMVNNGYDRELAEEEIESGRADVVAFGKPFISNPDLVRRLQDNSPLNELDQQHMYGGGAKGYTDYPILA from the coding sequence GGTGATTTAAAGCTTGCCAACCGTATTGTTATGGCCCCTTTGACGCGTAATCGCTCGCCAAAGGCAGTGCCGAACGATCTCAACGTCACCTATTATGAACAGCGTGCAAGCGCCGGTCTCATCATCACCGAGGCAACGCCGATCAGCCATCAGGGACAGGGCTATGCCGATGTGCCGGGCCTTTATTCGCCTGAACAGCTTGCTGGCTGGAAACGCGTGACGGATGCTGTGCACAGCGCCGGTGGCAAGATCGTCGTTCAGATGTGGCATGTGGGTCGTATCTCGCACGACACATTGCAGCCAAATGGCGGCAAGCCCGTTGCGCCTTCGGCCATCACCGCAAAATCGAAGACCTATCTCGTGCACGAAGACGGCACCGGCGAATTTGCACCAACGTCCGAACCACGCGCGCTCGAAAAGAGCGAATTGCCGGGTATCGTTGCCACTTACGCCAAGGCTGCCAAGGATGCGGTTGAAGTCGCTGGTTTTGATGGTGTCGAAATCCACGCAGCAAACGGTTATCTGATTGATCAGTTCCTGCGTTCGGGCAGCAATCATCGCACCGATGAATATGGTGGCTCCATTGAAAATCGTGCTCGCTTCCTGTTTGAAGTGGTTGATGCGATCACCAAGTCGGTTTCACCGGGCAAGGTCGGCATTCGTCTTTCGCCTGTGACGCCAGCCAATGATGCTTCGGACCCAGATCCCCAGCCACTCTTTGATTATGTGATCGAAAAGCTTGCCGATTATGGTCTTGCCTATATCCACATCATTGAAGGTGCGACTGGCGGTCCACGCGATTTCCAGCAGGGTTCGCAGCCTTTTGACTATGCGCATCTCAAGCAGGTTTATCGTGATGCTGGTGGCAAGGCTGCCTGGATGGTCAATAATGGCTATGATCGTGAGTTGGCTGAAGAAGAGATCGAAAGTGGTCGTGCTGATGTGGTTGCCTTTGGTAAGCCATTCATCTCAAACCCTGATCTTGTCCGTCGTTTGCAGGACAATTCGCCGCTTAATGAGCTTGACCAGCAGCACATGTATGGCGGTGGCGCCAAGGGATATACGGATTATCCGATCCTTGCCTGA